From Rhizobium sp. NZLR1, a single genomic window includes:
- a CDS encoding putative PEP-binding protein, with protein MAGPLRLKAKSASPGIASGPAFLAERPGAPAAPRTAGGYAALEKAIDISIGELERLAEGADAESRDIIDFQIEVLRDPTIAEATGARMETDANVVFAWVATLDAYIGELEAADEEQMRARAVDILDIKNRVLGALAGTPIADFPSGSVFVGKDMEPSRFLAHDWSNGGGIALFAGSTAGHVALLARAKSVPMVVGTGRFSAVDGDPVSVDGNAGAVVLQAGSMLIPPLAPAQAPAGDTQTAGGELRTADGVPILLSININEPAEIDALDPATAGVGLMRSEFSTASVADAANEERQLAIYRRVLEQAGERPVTIRMLDIGGDKPLAGLEDLPALASGLRGIRLLLAQPEIARVQARALLRAAVFGRLSVMLPMVTFPDEIDRMREIFREEAEKLGRRSLLHRMPPIGMMVEVPAAALMLDTFGSAAFFSFGTNDLTQYLAASAREDVDADAGKAAPAVLRLIAEAVKLAAGKPVSICGDMAGDPSYLPALLAAGLRHFSVAPARRPAIRSAIIGLNADGTRAAGE; from the coding sequence ATGGCCGGACCGCTTAGACTGAAAGCGAAGAGCGCATCCCCGGGCATCGCATCCGGCCCGGCCTTTCTGGCCGAGCGGCCAGGCGCTCCCGCCGCGCCTCGGACCGCCGGCGGATACGCCGCGCTGGAAAAGGCGATCGACATCTCGATCGGCGAACTCGAGCGCCTTGCCGAGGGAGCCGACGCCGAAAGCCGCGATATCATCGATTTCCAGATCGAGGTGCTGCGCGATCCGACGATCGCGGAAGCGACCGGCGCCCGCATGGAAACCGACGCGAACGTCGTCTTTGCCTGGGTCGCCACCCTCGACGCCTATATCGGTGAACTCGAAGCGGCCGACGAGGAGCAGATGCGGGCGCGTGCCGTCGATATTCTCGACATCAAGAACCGCGTGCTCGGCGCGCTCGCCGGCACCCCGATCGCCGATTTCCCGTCCGGCTCCGTCTTTGTCGGCAAGGACATGGAGCCCAGCCGCTTTCTCGCCCATGACTGGTCGAACGGCGGCGGCATCGCGCTGTTTGCAGGCAGCACCGCCGGCCATGTCGCCCTGCTCGCCCGGGCGAAATCGGTGCCGATGGTGGTTGGCACGGGCCGCTTTTCGGCCGTGGACGGAGATCCTGTCAGCGTCGACGGAAACGCCGGTGCGGTCGTCCTGCAGGCGGGCAGCATGCTGATCCCGCCGCTCGCACCCGCACAAGCGCCTGCCGGCGACACACAAACCGCTGGCGGTGAGCTGCGCACGGCGGACGGCGTGCCGATCCTGCTCTCGATCAACATCAACGAGCCCGCCGAGATCGATGCGCTCGATCCGGCAACGGCGGGCGTCGGCCTGATGCGCTCGGAATTTTCAACTGCCTCGGTCGCCGATGCAGCCAACGAGGAGCGGCAGCTGGCAATCTATCGCCGCGTGCTGGAGCAGGCGGGCGAAAGGCCGGTGACGATCCGCATGCTCGATATCGGCGGCGACAAGCCGCTCGCTGGCCTCGAAGACCTGCCGGCTCTCGCCTCGGGCTTGCGCGGCATCCGACTGCTGCTTGCCCAGCCGGAAATCGCCCGCGTCCAGGCACGCGCCCTGCTGCGCGCCGCCGTCTTCGGTAGGCTTTCGGTGATGCTGCCGATGGTGACCTTTCCCGACGAAATCGACAGGATGCGCGAGATATTCCGCGAGGAGGCCGAAAAGCTCGGCCGCCGTTCCCTGCTCCACCGCATGCCGCCGATCGGCATGATGGTGGAGGTGCCGGCGGCGGCATTGATGCTCGACACCTTCGGATCTGCGGCATTCTTCTCGTTCGGAACCAACGATCTCACCCAATATCTTGCCGCCTCCGCCCGAGAGGACGTCGACGCCGATGCCGGCAAGGCAGCACCCGCCGTGCTCCGGCTGATTGCCGAGGCGGTGAAGCTTGCCGCTGGCAAGCCGGTCAGCATCTGCGGCGACATGGCCGGCGATCCCAGCTATCTGCCTGCACTGCTCGCTGCCGGCCTCCGGCATTTTTCCGTGGCGCCGGCCCGGCGTCCCGCGATAAGATCGGCGATCATCGGCCTCAATGCCGATGGCACAAGGGCAGCCGGAGAATAG
- a CDS encoding dihydroxyacetone kinase subunit DhaK, whose protein sequence is MKKFMNTAETMVAESVEGFVRAHEAFVVFGAERRCIRRRHLTPGKVALISGGGAGHEPMHIGFVGHGMLDAACVGHIFTSPTPSQIIAAIEEVDTGAGCLLVVKNYDGDLMNFEMAIEMAGDRHNLDMVVVSDDIETSRTGDGRGRRGVAGTLIVEKILGAAAERGMSLAELKQLGEGMNTRIRSMGVALNGVTVPQTERTTFTLGPGEMEMGVGIHGEPGHARQPFAASDAIIGHLCETIFGDISVTPDSKALLFVNGLGGTPPAELYLAYNGARRFIEEKAIPIERSLVGTYVTSLDMQGLSITLALLTDEEIALWDAPVATAALHWP, encoded by the coding sequence ATGAAGAAGTTCATGAACACTGCGGAAACCATGGTCGCCGAAAGCGTCGAAGGCTTCGTGCGCGCCCATGAGGCCTTCGTGGTGTTCGGGGCCGAGCGCAGATGCATCCGCCGCCGCCATCTCACCCCTGGCAAGGTGGCGCTGATCTCCGGCGGCGGCGCCGGGCATGAACCGATGCATATCGGCTTCGTCGGCCACGGCATGCTGGATGCCGCCTGTGTCGGCCATATCTTCACCTCGCCGACGCCGAGCCAGATCATTGCCGCCATCGAAGAGGTCGATACCGGCGCCGGCTGCCTGCTCGTGGTCAAGAATTACGACGGCGACCTGATGAATTTCGAAATGGCCATCGAGATGGCAGGCGACCGCCATAACCTCGACATGGTCGTCGTCAGCGACGACATCGAGACGTCGAGAACCGGTGATGGCCGCGGCCGGCGCGGTGTTGCCGGCACGCTCATCGTCGAAAAGATCCTTGGTGCTGCGGCCGAACGCGGCATGTCGCTCGCCGAGTTGAAACAGCTTGGCGAGGGGATGAACACACGCATCCGCTCGATGGGTGTGGCGCTGAACGGCGTGACGGTGCCGCAGACCGAGCGCACGACGTTTACGCTCGGACCCGGCGAGATGGAAATGGGCGTCGGCATCCATGGCGAACCCGGCCATGCCCGGCAGCCCTTCGCTGCCTCCGACGCCATCATCGGCCATCTCTGCGAGACCATCTTTGGCGACATCTCAGTGACGCCGGACAGCAAAGCACTGCTGTTCGTCAATGGCCTCGGCGGCACGCCGCCTGCCGAACTCTACCTCGCCTATAATGGCGCCCGCCGTTTCATCGAGGAGAAAGCCATCCCGATCGAGCGCTCACTGGTCGGAACCTACGTCACCTCGCTCGACATGCAGGGACTATCGATCACCCTCGCCTTGCTGACCGACGAGGAGATCGCGCTCTGGGACGCGCCGGTGGCGACTGCAGCGCTGCATTGGCCATAA
- a CDS encoding alpha/beta hydrolase-fold protein — translation MNREYLRWYSQRLHRDMEMLVFGHAGAKVLVFPTREGTFLEYEQLGLVGSLADKLQAGQLQLYCIEGLAAESLYGSDRHPAERIRRHVALEDYILNEVLPLMAAKNPHDCTIVHGCSLGAFQAASLFFRHPHLFCKLVAFSGRYDLTMKVESFSDLFDGYYDDSVYFHTPTHFLPGLGSDWRLDRLRERDIVLTIGDADPFLDNNRYLSRLLGEKNIRHQLHVWDGRAHRAGAWRKMAALYI, via the coding sequence ATGAACCGCGAATACCTGCGCTGGTACAGTCAGCGTCTGCATCGAGACATGGAGATGCTGGTTTTCGGCCATGCCGGCGCCAAGGTGCTGGTGTTTCCGACGCGGGAAGGGACCTTCCTGGAATATGAGCAGCTTGGCCTGGTCGGAAGCCTAGCCGACAAACTGCAGGCCGGCCAACTCCAACTCTATTGCATCGAGGGACTGGCCGCCGAGAGCCTTTATGGCTCTGACCGCCATCCGGCCGAGCGTATCCGCCGACATGTCGCACTGGAGGATTATATCCTCAACGAGGTGCTGCCGCTGATGGCGGCGAAGAACCCGCATGACTGCACCATCGTGCATGGATGCAGCCTCGGCGCCTTCCAGGCGGCGAGCCTCTTCTTTCGCCATCCGCATCTCTTCTGCAAGCTCGTCGCCTTTTCCGGACGCTACGACCTCACGATGAAGGTAGAATCCTTTAGCGACCTGTTCGACGGCTATTACGATGACAGCGTCTATTTCCACACGCCGACGCATTTCCTGCCCGGCCTCGGCTCCGACTGGCGGCTCGACAGGCTACGTGAGCGCGACATCGTTCTCACCATCGGCGATGCCGATCCCTTCCTCGATAACAACCGCTATCTCAGCCGGCTGCTCGGCGAAAAGAATATTCGCCATCAGTTGCATGTCTGGGACGGCCGCGCCCACCGCGCCGGGGCCTGGCGGAAGATGGCGGCGCTTTACATCTGA
- a CDS encoding alpha/beta hydrolase, which translates to MMMNRRTFSAALVAGAAATLLSSRGMAATSAPVKARNVVLVHGLFADGSCWTEVIARLQAAGLNATAAQNPLTTLPDAVAAVKRVLDRQDGPTVLVGHSFSGMMVTEAGVHPNVSALVYVAARAPDAGEDYTALAKTFPTPPASAGIVFDGDEGRLNEAAFLRDFAGDLPEARAKVLYAVQQPFQKALLTGKTTQAAWRSKPSWYAVSTEDRTINPDLERFMAKRMGAKTVEVKASHLSLISHPDEITQLILEAAGQ; encoded by the coding sequence ATGATGATGAACAGACGGACTTTCTCGGCCGCCCTCGTTGCCGGCGCCGCCGCCACTCTTCTCTCCAGCCGCGGCATGGCCGCGACATCGGCTCCGGTGAAGGCGCGCAATGTCGTGCTGGTGCATGGGCTGTTTGCCGACGGCTCGTGTTGGACCGAGGTGATCGCGCGCCTGCAGGCTGCCGGACTGAACGCCACGGCTGCACAGAACCCGCTGACGACGTTGCCCGACGCCGTCGCCGCCGTAAAGCGGGTGCTCGACCGGCAGGATGGCCCGACGGTTCTGGTCGGGCATTCGTTTTCCGGCATGATGGTCACCGAGGCTGGCGTTCATCCCAACGTTTCGGCGCTCGTCTATGTCGCTGCGCGGGCGCCGGATGCGGGTGAGGATTATACCGCGCTTGCGAAGACCTTCCCGACGCCGCCGGCTTCGGCCGGCATCGTCTTCGACGGCGACGAGGGACGCTTGAACGAAGCGGCCTTCCTTCGCGATTTCGCCGGGGACCTGCCGGAGGCGAGGGCGAAAGTACTTTATGCCGTGCAGCAGCCATTCCAGAAGGCGCTGCTGACCGGCAAGACTACGCAGGCCGCCTGGCGTTCGAAGCCGAGTTGGTATGCCGTCTCGACCGAAGACCGGACGATCAATCCCGATCTCGAACGTTTCATGGCCAAGCGCATGGGGGCAAAGACGGTCGAGGTGAAGGCCAGCCACCTCTCGCTGATTTCCCATCCCGACGAGATCACCCAGCTGATCCTGGAGGCGGCCGGGCAGTAA
- a CDS encoding DUF1442 domain-containing protein encodes MDSRIEEVLSIYHAMIETEHNSPRELPPGGRDGGQDQRLRAVGPETGQFINIIARSLRAPTILELGTSFGYSGIWLADAARASGGRLITMEMHDYKSAYARDMAVKAGLADHVEFKVGDAVQMIGALSQGIDFVLVDLWKDLYLPCLEAFYPKLNPGAIIVADNMLRPGGDDVGRYGEAIRAKPGISSVLLPVGNGLEVSHFD; translated from the coding sequence ATGGACAGCAGGATCGAGGAAGTGCTCAGCATCTATCACGCGATGATCGAGACGGAGCACAACAGCCCGCGCGAGCTGCCTCCGGGCGGTCGCGATGGCGGACAGGACCAGCGGCTGCGCGCGGTCGGACCAGAGACCGGACAGTTCATCAATATCATCGCCAGGAGCCTCAGGGCGCCGACCATTCTCGAACTCGGCACCTCCTTCGGCTATTCAGGGATATGGCTGGCAGACGCCGCGCGTGCCTCCGGCGGCCGGCTGATCACCATGGAAATGCACGATTACAAGTCGGCTTATGCGCGCGACATGGCCGTCAAGGCGGGTCTTGCCGACCACGTCGAATTCAAGGTCGGGGACGCAGTCCAGATGATCGGCGCGCTTTCTCAGGGCATCGACTTCGTGCTTGTGGATCTCTGGAAGGATCTCTACCTTCCCTGCCTCGAGGCCTTCTATCCCAAACTCAATCCGGGCGCGATCATCGTCGCTGACAATATGCTGCGTCCGGGAGGCGACGATGTCGGACGCTACGGCGAAGCCATCCGCGCCAAGCCGGGCATATCAAGTGTGCTGCTGCCGGTCGGCAACGGGCTCGAGGTCAGCCATTTCGACTGA
- a CDS encoding siderophore-interacting protein — protein sequence MDNNQPKDQTSPAPAIERVRHDTPRRTLTAESVVDITPGMRRITLTGDDLADFISLAPDDHIKIFVPAADGGEERRDYTPRRYDNAGRKLTIDFALHEAGPVTRWAIGARPGDRLEIGGPRGSAVVSANVKRWLLIGDETALPAIGRRIEESPAGTIITTVAAVTGQVEEQTFDTSAELHVHWAHRPLSKATDAAALLKLLATVDILPETFIWVAAEASVTRNIRAYLLTERSYPLGWIKASGYWVFGKADATEKFA from the coding sequence ATGGACAACAATCAACCCAAAGACCAGACGTCGCCGGCCCCTGCCATCGAGCGGGTGCGCCACGACACGCCACGGCGCACGCTGACGGCCGAAAGCGTCGTCGATATCACCCCCGGCATGCGCCGCATCACGTTGACCGGCGACGATCTTGCCGATTTCATCAGCCTTGCGCCCGACGACCACATCAAGATTTTCGTACCGGCCGCCGATGGCGGAGAAGAGCGCCGTGACTACACGCCGCGCCGCTATGATAATGCCGGGCGGAAATTGACCATCGATTTCGCCTTGCACGAGGCAGGCCCGGTGACGCGGTGGGCGATCGGCGCCCGCCCCGGCGACAGGCTCGAAATCGGCGGGCCAAGAGGCTCCGCCGTGGTTTCCGCGAACGTCAAACGATGGCTGCTGATCGGCGACGAAACGGCGCTCCCGGCGATTGGCCGCCGGATCGAGGAGAGCCCCGCCGGAACTATCATCACCACAGTCGCAGCCGTCACCGGCCAGGTGGAAGAGCAGACCTTCGACACGTCAGCCGAATTGCACGTCCACTGGGCGCACCGGCCTCTCTCCAAGGCAACCGATGCCGCAGCCCTGCTGAAACTGCTGGCCACGGTCGATATCCTGCCGGAAACTTTCATCTGGGTCGCGGCGGAAGCCTCGGTGACACGCAATATCCGCGCCTATCTGCTGACGGAAAGAAGCTACCCGCTCGGCTGGATCAAAGCGTCCGGTTATTGGGTGTTCGGCAAGGCTGATGCGACGGAAAAGTTCGCTTAA
- a CDS encoding MarR family transcriptional regulator produces MPASKAKQPASNSPKTDGDGRKLSNFLCFAVYSANLAFGRAYKPVLDAIGLTYTQYIAMVALSEEDEQTVSTLGEKLFLESNTLTPILKKLESVGFITRHRDPADERQVRVSLTPAGRDLLETDPSSVLIDAVGLGDDFPVVQKSVTRLRDNLLRAQVKPEKS; encoded by the coding sequence ATGCCCGCATCTAAAGCAAAACAGCCCGCATCAAACTCCCCTAAGACTGATGGTGACGGCCGTAAGCTTTCGAACTTCCTGTGCTTTGCGGTCTATTCAGCCAATCTCGCCTTCGGCCGCGCCTACAAGCCGGTCCTGGACGCGATCGGCCTGACCTATACCCAGTATATCGCCATGGTCGCCCTTTCCGAGGAGGACGAACAGACCGTCAGCACGCTGGGGGAAAAACTGTTTCTCGAATCCAACACGCTGACGCCCATTCTCAAGAAGCTGGAGTCAGTCGGCTTTATCACCCGCCATCGCGATCCCGCCGACGAACGGCAAGTGCGGGTGAGCCTGACGCCGGCGGGACGCGATCTTCTCGAAACCGATCCCAGCTCCGTCCTGATCGACGCCGTCGGCCTCGGCGATGATTTCCCCGTCGTACAGAAATCGGTGACGCGGCTGCGCGACAACCTGCTACGGGCACAGGTCAAACCGGAAAAATCATGA
- a CDS encoding NUDIX domain-containing protein — protein sequence MPEIAIGALIVNASVLLARRSSERKTHADRWSLPGGHVESGEDAETAMRRELWEEIGVTPQHWQSAGMFVSESPPGASATFHVYHVDRWQGSPRLIGDEHTALRWFAAAEIDCETELAPPQLGEILAKLVSQQSRKE from the coding sequence ATGCCCGAGATCGCAATCGGCGCATTGATTGTGAATGCGAGCGTTCTACTCGCAAGGCGAAGTTCCGAACGCAAGACGCACGCGGATCGGTGGAGCTTGCCGGGCGGTCATGTCGAGAGCGGCGAAGACGCCGAGACGGCGATGCGCCGGGAATTGTGGGAAGAAATCGGCGTGACGCCGCAGCACTGGCAATCGGCAGGAATGTTCGTTTCGGAAAGCCCGCCCGGAGCATCCGCCACATTCCACGTCTATCACGTCGATCGATGGCAGGGCTCCCCGCGACTTATCGGTGATGAACACACAGCGCTCAGATGGTTTGCCGCCGCCGAGATAGACTGCGAAACCGAGCTGGCACCGCCTCAGCTCGGTGAAATCCTCGCAAAGCTCGTCTCGCAGCAGAGCCGCAAAGAGTGA
- a CDS encoding epoxide hydrolase, with amino-acid sequence MSPTSLSMPTRRELLAATAAAGAISMLGGTGSAEASGETITSFSVNFPEEALDDLRRRVAATRWPDKETVTDDSQGVRCETIQKLANHWARDYDWRKMEARLNALPQFVTEIDGLDIHFIHVRSKHENALPIIVTHGWPGSIIEQLKIIEPLTDPTAHGGGEADAFHVVIPSLPGYGFSGKPTAPGWNPPRIARAWVTLMQRLGYTRFVAQGGDWGNAVTELMALQEPPGLLAIHTNMAATVPADIAKALAAGGPPPAGLSPDEKHAWDQLDDFYKNGLGYAIEMNNRPQTLYGIVDSPVGLAAWMLDHDIRSYQMIARVFDGKPEGLTKDDILDNVTLYWLTNTAISSARLYWDNAHFPSGGFFDPRGIKIPVAVSAFPDEIYAAPKSWSEKAYPKLIHYNRLDKGGHFAAWEQPMAMAAELRTAFGSLRQ; translated from the coding sequence ATGTCACCGACATCCCTATCAATGCCCACCCGGCGCGAACTGCTGGCCGCCACCGCGGCAGCCGGGGCCATTAGCATGCTTGGCGGGACCGGGAGCGCCGAGGCGAGCGGCGAGACGATTACCTCCTTCAGCGTCAACTTCCCCGAGGAGGCGCTCGACGATCTGCGCCGGCGCGTCGCGGCGACCCGTTGGCCGGACAAGGAGACCGTTACGGATGATAGCCAGGGCGTACGGTGCGAGACGATCCAGAAGCTCGCGAACCATTGGGCGAGGGATTACGACTGGCGCAAGATGGAGGCCCGGCTCAATGCGCTGCCGCAGTTCGTCACCGAGATCGATGGGCTGGATATCCACTTCATCCACGTCCGCTCCAAGCATGAAAATGCGCTGCCTATCATCGTCACCCATGGGTGGCCTGGCTCGATCATCGAGCAACTGAAGATCATCGAGCCGCTCACCGACCCGACCGCGCATGGCGGCGGCGAAGCGGACGCGTTTCATGTGGTGATCCCATCACTGCCAGGCTATGGCTTCTCCGGCAAGCCAACTGCGCCGGGTTGGAATCCTCCTCGCATTGCTCGTGCCTGGGTGACGCTGATGCAGCGCCTCGGCTACACCAGGTTCGTGGCGCAGGGCGGCGATTGGGGGAATGCGGTCACGGAGCTGATGGCTTTGCAGGAACCGCCGGGATTGCTCGCCATCCACACGAACATGGCGGCCACGGTTCCGGCCGATATCGCCAAGGCGCTCGCCGCCGGCGGGCCGCCGCCCGCAGGCCTCTCGCCCGATGAAAAGCACGCCTGGGATCAGCTCGACGACTTCTACAAGAATGGGCTGGGCTACGCCATCGAGATGAACAACCGGCCGCAAACGCTCTACGGGATCGTCGATTCGCCGGTCGGTCTCGCGGCCTGGATGCTCGACCACGACATACGCAGCTACCAGATGATCGCCCGTGTTTTCGACGGAAAGCCTGAGGGGCTGACGAAGGATGATATCCTCGACAACGTCACGCTCTACTGGCTGACGAATACCGCAATCTCCTCTGCACGCCTCTACTGGGACAATGCGCATTTTCCATCGGGAGGCTTTTTCGACCCCAGGGGCATCAAGATTCCGGTTGCCGTGAGTGCCTTTCCCGACGAAATCTATGCGGCGCCGAAGAGCTGGTCGGAGAAGGCCTATCCGAAACTCATTCACTACAACAGGCTCGACAAAGGCGGCCACTTTGCCGCCTGGGAACAGCCTATGGCTATGGCGGCTGAGCTGAGGACGGCATTTGGATCGCTGCGCCAGTAA
- a CDS encoding DUF3095 family protein, with protein MINSDAQLRRAYDEFSLVLDPEVYEPLPDDWLIGITDVVSSTEAIRSGRYEDVNYAGASIIAALGNAWGSFDFPFVFRGDGAAFALSANGIMAATSALRDVAGFAKSDLHLDLRVGLVTVGEIRANGRDVRIARYAASESATYAMFAGGGLKWAERQIKNGCYLVKPGRYAMRPNLTGLSCDWAPFPSQRGEILSLLVEPRDDTSPEVFAALAKRVLGVFDAAPRRSHPLPGNMAVHRDGGKRVDAPHWSEVASNSDFRKFDDGLRLTLDCAPEQIDGVEAMLIAARARGEVDFGLHRQSHALMTCLVPSGRPDSHLHFLDGMDGGYAKAAEMMEEGALAVASRQPERPIRGGRDIA; from the coding sequence ATGATCAACAGCGATGCGCAGCTGCGCCGGGCCTATGACGAGTTTTCGCTTGTGCTCGATCCCGAGGTCTACGAGCCGCTGCCTGACGATTGGCTGATCGGCATCACCGACGTCGTCAGCTCGACTGAGGCGATCCGCTCCGGGCGCTATGAAGACGTCAATTATGCCGGCGCATCGATCATCGCCGCACTCGGCAATGCCTGGGGCTCGTTCGATTTCCCCTTCGTGTTTCGCGGAGACGGAGCGGCCTTCGCCTTGTCGGCGAATGGCATCATGGCCGCGACATCGGCCCTGCGTGATGTGGCGGGCTTTGCCAAATCCGATCTTCATCTCGACCTGCGTGTTGGGCTCGTCACTGTCGGCGAAATCCGCGCGAATGGACGTGATGTCAGGATCGCGCGCTATGCCGCTTCCGAGAGTGCGACCTATGCGATGTTTGCCGGAGGCGGGCTCAAATGGGCGGAGCGACAGATCAAGAATGGGTGCTATCTGGTGAAGCCCGGCCGTTATGCTATGAGGCCTAACCTGACCGGCCTGAGCTGCGACTGGGCGCCGTTCCCAAGCCAGCGGGGTGAGATCCTGTCGCTCTTGGTCGAGCCTCGTGACGATACCAGCCCAGAGGTCTTTGCGGCGCTGGCGAAGCGCGTGCTTGGGGTTTTCGACGCCGCGCCGCGCCGGTCTCATCCACTTCCCGGAAATATGGCTGTCCACAGGGACGGCGGAAAGCGGGTCGATGCTCCGCACTGGTCGGAGGTCGCCTCCAATTCGGATTTCCGCAAGTTCGACGACGGCCTGCGCCTGACGCTCGACTGCGCGCCGGAGCAGATCGACGGCGTCGAGGCCATGCTCATTGCGGCGCGGGCGCGCGGCGAGGTCGATTTCGGACTGCACCGCCAGTCGCATGCGCTGATGACCTGCCTCGTGCCATCCGGCCGCCCGGATTCGCACCTGCATTTCCTCGATGGAATGGACGGCGGTTATGCCAAGGCGGCCGAGATGATGGAGGAGGGCGCCCTTGCCGTGGCATCGCGTCAGCCTGAGAGGCCCATTCGCGGCGGTCGAGACATAGCCTGA
- a CDS encoding Ohr family peroxiredoxin, with translation MTEKLLFAGKTHITGGRNGYARSSDGTLDIKLPQPHPAAENLFGAAWSACYIGAIELAAAQRKITLPAGPEVDAEITLNGDNGSYFLRARLNVSLADIDREIAQELIEAAHGICPYSKAVHGNIDVETKLV, from the coding sequence ATGACCGAGAAGCTTCTCTTTGCCGGCAAGACCCACATCACCGGCGGCCGCAACGGCTATGCGCGCAGTAGCGATGGCACGCTCGACATCAAACTGCCGCAGCCGCATCCGGCGGCCGAAAACCTGTTCGGCGCCGCCTGGTCGGCCTGCTATATCGGCGCCATCGAGCTCGCTGCCGCGCAGCGGAAGATCACGCTGCCGGCCGGTCCTGAAGTCGATGCCGAGATTACGCTCAACGGCGACAACGGCTCCTACTTCCTGCGTGCACGGCTCAATGTCAGCCTGGCAGACATCGATCGCGAGATCGCGCAGGAGCTGATCGAGGCAGCCCACGGCATCTGCCCCTATTCCAAGGCGGTCCACGGCAACATCGACGTCGAAACCAAGCTTGTCTGA
- a CDS encoding CAP-Gly domain protein — protein MSYDFHVGQKVVCINDTFKHVSIDQLIRKGEIYTIRWVGEYTHYIDGTFIGVKLAEINRGNDDGPEGYGAADMPYRATRFRPLVKDKISSLRKLLAPTPDAPVEPKEKIKKKEKV, from the coding sequence ATGAGCTATGATTTCCATGTCGGCCAGAAGGTCGTCTGTATTAACGATACCTTCAAGCATGTCAGCATCGACCAACTCATTCGCAAGGGCGAGATCTATACGATCCGCTGGGTCGGCGAATATACCCATTATATCGACGGCACGTTCATCGGGGTGAAGCTCGCGGAAATCAATCGCGGCAATGACGACGGGCCGGAAGGTTACGGCGCGGCCGACATGCCCTATCGCGCGACGCGTTTCCGGCCGCTGGTGAAGGACAAGATTTCATCGCTGCGCAAGCTTCTGGCCCCGACGCCCGATGCACCGGTGGAGCCGAAGGAAAAGATCAAGAAGAAAGAAAAGGTCTGA